A window of the Camelus ferus isolate YT-003-E chromosome 22, BCGSAC_Cfer_1.0, whole genome shotgun sequence genome harbors these coding sequences:
- the AP1M1 gene encoding AP-1 complex subunit mu-1, giving the protein MSASAVYVLDLKGKVLICRNYRGDVDMSEVEHFMPILMEKEEEGMLSPILAHGGVRFMWIKHNNLYLVATSKKNACVSLVFSFLYKVVQVFSEYFKELEEESIRDNFVIIYELLDELMDFGYPQTTDSKILQEYITQEGHKLETGAPRPPATVTNAVSWRSEGIKYRKNEVFLDVIESVNLLVSANGNVLRSEIVGSIKMRVFLSGMPELRLGLNDKVLFDNTGRGKSKSVELEDVKFHQCVRLSRFENDRTISFIPPDGEFELMSYRLNTHVKPLIWIESVIEKHSHSRIEYMIKAKSQFKRRSTANNVEIHIPVPNDADSPKFKTTVGSVKWVPENSEIVWSIKSFPGGKEYLMRAHFGLPSVEAEDKEGKPPISVKFEIPYFTTSGIQVRYLKIIEKSGYQALPWVRYITQNGDYQLRTQ; this is encoded by the exons GTGCTCATCTGCCGGAATTACCGCGGCGATGTGGACATGTCGGAGGTGGAGCACTTCATGCCCATTctgatggagaaggaggaggaggggatgctGTCGCCCATCCTGGCCCACGGGGGCGTCCGCTTCATGTGGATCAAGCACAACAACCTGTATC TGGTCGCCACCTCCAAGAAGAACGCGTGCGTGTCGCTGGTCTTCTCCTTCCTCTACAAGGTGGTGCAG GTGTTTTCAGAGTACTtcaaggagctggaggaggagagcatCCGAGACAACTTCGTCATCATCTACGAGCTGCTGGATGAGCTCATGGACTTCGGCTACCCCCAGACCACCGACAGCAAGATCCTGCAGGA GTACATCACTCAGGAAGGCCACAAGCTGGAGACAGGggccccccggcccccagccaCCGTCACCAACGCAGTGTCCTGGCGCTCCGAGGGCATCAAGTACCGGAAGAACGAGGTGTTCTTGGATGTCATCGAGTCCGTCAACCTCCTG GTCAGTGCCAACGGGAATGTCCTGCGCAGCGAGATCGTGGGCTCCATCAAGATGCGGGTCTTCCTGTCGGGCATGCCCGAGCTGCGCCTGGGCCTCAACGACAAGGTCCTCTTCGACAACACAGGCC GTGGCAAAAGCAAGTCCGTGGAGCTGGAGGACGTGAAGTTCCACCAGTGTGTGCGGCTCTCGCGCTTTGAGAATGACCGCACCATCTCCTTCATCCCGCCCGACGGCGAGTTCGAGCTCATGTCCTACCGCCTCAACACCCAC GTCAAGCCCTTGATCTGGATCGAGTCCGTGATTGAAAAGCATTCCCACAGCCGCATCGAGTACATGATCAAG GCCAAGAGTCAGTTCAAACGGCGGTCGACGGCCAACAATGTGGAGATCCACATCCCCGTGCCCAACGACGCCGACTCGCCCAAGTTCAAGACGACAGTGGGGAGCGTCAAGTGGGTCCCTGAGAACAGTGAGATCGTGTGGTCCATCAAGTCCTTCCCG GGCGGCAAAGAGTACCTGATGCGGGCCCACTTCGGCCTGCCCAGCGTGGAGGCGGAGGACAAGGAGGGCAAGCCCCCCATCAGCGTCAAGTTCGAGATCCCCTACTTCACTACCTCTGGCATCCAG GTGCGCTACCTGAAGATCATTGAGAAGAGCGGCTACCAGGCCCTGCCGTGGGTCCGCTACATCACTCAGAACGGAG ATTACCAGCTCCGGACCCAGTGA